The nucleotide window AATTGCAGTAGTTGTAAGGATTCATCAGACTGTCCAATCTTCCCTTTTCTTTGTCCCTTGTGTAATGATAAAATTTGGAATGTCATGTCATTACCTCAAAACTAAGTTATATAACCCCTTctcaattttgtatttttttctgtGAAATTGAAGACCTGCAGTGGGAAGAGctacttcttttttcctcaatttaatgtaactcTCACATTAATAGCTAGCAACTTCTAAACTTCTATAGTTGCCATGGTTGACCTACCAAAGCCTGACTCTCCGTAAAATATCAACCACCTGATAAATTCTTGTCCAAGTTGGTCGGACGGAGTGTTGCAACTAATTATAGAAGGtgtagaaaaacaaagaagacagCATATCCTGGAAACTAATAACTTTGTTACTTGAAGCCATGTCCTGAAAACTTttctaaaacaaatatagTATTACAATATTCTCCTTTATATGATTTGCCTTGTAAGTTGATAAAATTTACATTAAACGGATATACTATATATGATTACGGTGATGACGTGCACACCACATGCATTATCAAATACGTCGCAGAGAGGCCAACCTCTTTTCAAGATCCTCAACATCAGGAGATTCAGAACTGCATATAATTACAATAGAGTGTTAAAACCGATTGAAGTTAATATATAAGTTAGatagtcctgatctcttggactacaagggtccaagagatttgtggtcactcaccattggatgtaaattcaacggttcacttactattgcactccttttaaaaaacttttttgaatcattggattaatattcaacggtgggtgaccacaatctcttggactcctgtggtccaagagatcgggactcaTAAGTTAGAACCTATTGGACACGAAATAAATCATTATGGCAACAGCTTTTATACAGCCATTTATGGTACCGATGCTTTTCAGTTAGTGAATTCAAACTATTCAGTCCACCACTAAATTATTATGGCAACAGCTTTTATACAGCCATTTATGGTACTGATGGCAACAAGGAAATAGCATTTGTACCTGGTAACAACATTTTCAGCATTTCTCGGAGCTACATTTGCAGCACTCCTCGGAGCTACATTTGCAGCACTCCTCGGAGCAACATTTTCAGTATTTCTTGATGCAATTCTGCCCTTTGGAGCTGAAGATAACTGTAAGGAACAAGAGGAAGATCACAGAGCAGTTAGTTTAAAacgagaaaaagaaaaaacaataataaaagcaaagtCATGGAAGCTATCAATCTCAAGGACGGGTACCTGGGATGCAATATCAACACCAATCTCATCAAGAACCTGAAACATGAAATATGCTTATTCTAGATTAATATGATAATGCTGATACTCCtgtacaagaaaacaaaactacaACTACGATGCCAATACTCCACCTGGTTAGTAAGCTCCTCAGTTTCCTCCTCAGCCTCATCTTTGTCCAGGGTTTCATCAATAGACTCTGACATCATCTCTATCTGCATAGAGGATAATATGACATTAAATTTTACACAAATGTGCACTATAGAACAAAACGTAGGCCAATTAGGAGACATCGCTTCTATCTGCATAAAGGACAATCTGATAATTACACTACAGAACAAAATGTGGGCCAATAAGGGAGGAAGTTGTTCAGTCAGTAGTGTTTGATTGTCCTGCCCAAAACTGAGTACAACTTTGTCAACTTTTTAAAGCGATAAAGGGTTTCAGTTTCAGATCTCTCGCATATATGTATTTGATCTAGTAAACCACATTTGATGAGTGTAATTTCCCTTAGACATACATGGTTGATTAATGTTGTGTGTTTCGTTTGATAAAAATCAGAATTGCAATAACCAAGAATAATTCCAGAAATCCAATTCATCTCTCACATGTATGTACTGATCTAGTAAACCACATTGGGCGAGTGTAATTTCCTTTGGACAAGGTTGGTTCATGCTGTGTTTTCATTTGATCAAACCTAGCATTGGAATAACCAATAAACTATTCCAGGAAAACATTAGTAATACCGTCATGTCCATTTGAGCCGCCTGCTTCTGGAATTCCCTGATCACTTTAACTTGTTTTGCAGGTTCCATTTgctgaaatgaaaaaaaaaatgataataatactTTATtaatctgaaaagaaaaaatattgggcTAAAACAATTAGAAACCTTGTGGTTGAATTACAATGAACTGTTTGACTCATAATATTTCTCAAACCATGCATTGTCAGAGATGGACGAGTAATCAAATATGATGGAAATCTACAtagtaataaatagtaatgcTGCAAATTTGTATCAAAACTGCCTCTTGAAATGCATACCTTGTTCATTGCCACCATTGCTTTAGTTGCACCTTTCATGCCTGTGGAAATAGAAGTGCTTGCGTATAATGCCTGCAAACATATTAAAAGTAAATCAACACCCAGAAAGTTTCTGGGCACATGATTTATATATCAAAATCTTTCAACCAAATTTAAAGCATAAAATGGTGACCTGTGTATGGGTAGCTACACCTCTTATTTGGGCACGACTTCCTTGCAAGTTAGTAATTTGTTGGCGTAGCCTAACGAGTTGACGAGCCAGGATTTTGGTGGCAGCCTGGATAAGACATATAAGGCATGATTGACAGGGTTTGGTCATACTTGTACATATTATCCATCTACATATACAAAAATTTCATCCTGCATAAATAATTTCTATATATGGAGTTTGCAGATATGCGGTCTCTGTTTGTATAAAGGAGCATCATCTTATAGTTtgttaaatttcaaaaacattGCAAAACAAGTCATATCAGTTTGGTAACCTATCAGTAATGGGGCAAATTTATGTAGGTTATTTTTCTCCTATATTTCATAATATCTGAAGTAGCATTCACTTGGCACTTACGATTGCTGGAGCCcttcttttatgttttctttgttatgtGTTCTTTCATTCATTTACAGTTGATGAAAGACTATATATAGTTTCAGATGGTTCCTCCTGCATCAATCTACATTCATTTCTGAATCAGTTAGCTATTCCTGTGGTGCAGTAACCAGCTTGCATCATTCCTAGACTGCTAATAATTGGAATGTAAAACATGGCACCAAAGAATGAACAGTTTCATTTTCCCCAAGAGTAACAATTAAGTGGTTGAAATAACAACTATTACGAGGAGAGAACAACTTAAACAGAATAGTAAGCTTGCCTCATTTCCAGTTTTAGCCGTTTTCTTGATCTCCGCCACCaatttcttttcctgaaatgCAGAAACACTAAAGACACTGAGGGAAGAATCTGGAAAATGAATCAATCAGAAGATTTAGGGTAACTGTAGCATATACCTCCAATTGAAGAGA belongs to Prunus persica cultivar Lovell chromosome G4, Prunus_persica_NCBIv2, whole genome shotgun sequence and includes:
- the LOC18780618 gene encoding vacuolar protein sorting-associated protein 2 homolog 2: MNIFKKKTSPKEALRTSKREMSVATRGIEREIASLQLEEKKLVAEIKKTAKTGNEAATKILARQLVRLRQQITNLQGSRAQIRGVATHTQALYASTSISTGMKGATKAMVAMNKQMEPAKQVKVIREFQKQAAQMDMTIEMMSESIDETLDKDEAEEETEELTNQVLDEIGVDIASQLSSAPKGRIASRNTENVAPRSAANVAPRSAANVAPRNAENVVTSSESPDVEDLEKRLASLRRI